Part of the uncultured Anaeromusa sp. genome is shown below.
CGCCTGTACCGTTCACACGATTCCGGCGGACTTTTTCGACGCACTGCCTGAAAGTATGTTACAACAAGCACATTCCTAAAAAGAAAGGCTTTGCGGGTTCATCCGCAAAGCCTTGTTTGTAATGCAAAAGAAACAACATTTTGCCGGCATCTGCTTGCAAACTGCCATACTACGTCTCTTAAGCCAAGCCAGTCTTCACTTTGTAACCCGTCGCGCTGTATACCATCATAACTTTTAAGCAGTGTTCCAGCCGATGGGTTTATTATAACTTATATTTTTTTTGCATGTCAATAACATAAGGGCACCTTATAAAAGTTAATTCCGTAACTTATTTAATTACAGAATCTTCTTATCAATAAGATCGATTAATTGCACAATTTCCGGCTTGGAAATTTGCCCGTCCGCTCCCAAGTTTTCGCCTTTACGACGCATTTCTTCATTAATCAAGGAAGAGAAGATAAATACAGGCAATCCCGCCAAGCGACTTTCCTCGCGAATGCGTTTCAAAAGGTGATGTCCGTCCATTTTCGGCATTTCAATGTCGGTAATAACAATATTTACATAGTTGTTCATATCTTCGCCCGACTTGGCAATAGCGTCTAGCCGTTCCCACGCCTGCTGGCCATTGTGACAGACAATAACTTCTTCATAGCCTGCTTCACGAAGCGTACCCACCAGCAAATCACGCAATAAAGGCGAATCCTCCGCCACCAAAACACGCTTAGTTTTGCGTAAGCTCGTCAGCCGTTCGTTGGCCGTAGGAATGCTGGTCAGCTTTTGATTGATTTCCGGATTAATTTCAGAAACGATTTTTTCAAAGTCCAGCAGCAATACCATTTTCTCAGCCATCTTCACAATGCCTACCACCATTTCCGAGCTGCTGATCGCCGGCGGCTCTTCCATGGCGCTCCAAGAAATCCGATGAATTCGCGACACGCCGTGAACCAAAAAGCCAACATAAAATTCATTCAGTTCGCTAACAATAATATTTGTCGGTTCTTTATCGGTTCCCTGTCCTAGGCAGCGTGGCAAATTGACCAACGGCATAACCCGCCCGCGCAAGGTAAACACGCCGTCCACATAGGGATGCACATTCGGCATTTTAGTGACAGGCACCAAATTAATAACCTCACGAACCTTCGCTACATTAATGCCATAGGTTACATCACCAACTACAAATTCTACAATTTCAAATTCATTCGTTCCCGACTCCAGGAGAATGCCTTTTTTATCAGTGCCTTGTTCCATTACGCACTACCTCCTACATGCTGCTTTTATGTTTTTAACGTACATCTTGCATAGTGATCCTATTATTGATCATTTCTTACTATTGATCATTTCGCCCAAAAAAAAACAATTCCTGCCCCAAAGCAGCGAATTGTTTGAAATCAGGACTATAATTTCGTTAGTTTTCTTTGTTTTCTTCTGTTTCTTCACAAATCCAAGTCCAACCATCTTCCTGGCGAATCGTTCCCTGACGAAATAACCGGCCCAGAGCCCTCTTAAAAGCCGCCTTGCTCATGCCGAATTTGGTTTGAATGATTTCCGGGCTTGTCGCATCTCCATAAGGCATTTTCCCGCCCCGCTCTTGTAAAAACTGTAAGATACGTTCTCCATCCTCAAATAAAGCATCTTCCTTTTGTGGCCGCAAGGATACGTTGATCCGTCCATCCGGCCGGATAAAGGCTACCCGAAAGTCAATTTCCTGGCCCATGCGCAAAGCCGCTCCAGCCATTTCACTGCGATGCAAAAAGGTAACATGACGACCTTCGGCAAATAAAAAGTAACCTTCGTCTGTTTCATTATAAACAGTTCCT
Proteins encoded:
- a CDS encoding chemotaxis protein, whose amino-acid sequence is MEQGTDKKGILLESGTNEFEIVEFVVGDVTYGINVAKVREVINLVPVTKMPNVHPYVDGVFTLRGRVMPLVNLPRCLGQGTDKEPTNIIVSELNEFYVGFLVHGVSRIHRISWSAMEEPPAISSSEMVVGIVKMAEKMVLLLDFEKIVSEINPEINQKLTSIPTANERLTSLRKTKRVLVAEDSPLLRDLLVGTLREAGYEEVIVCHNGQQAWERLDAIAKSGEDMNNYVNIVITDIEMPKMDGHHLLKRIREESRLAGLPVFIFSSLINEEMRRKGENLGADGQISKPEIVQLIDLIDKKIL